The DNA region atatatatatattatttgaaattgaaacgacctatataatttaattagtacaCCAAGAGGGAGCACCCGCAGACAAAATTCTTAAAGAGGCTTCCCACACTCGAGGTTAAAGATCtagaaattaaacaaaagtAACATTTATACCATACTAGTATACTTGCATCATAGAAACTGAACACAAACCATCAGACTTCTTAACCAGACCTTAAGTTACATgggggaaagaaaaagaaaagagaaaattttacCCATCCATTGCATTCTCTTACTGTAGAGGTGTCAAGAATCAAACTTGAACTCCACTAATCTCCCCTTGCACACCTGGTAATAATTTCACAACCTCTGTTGTAAGTATTAGCCACACCAGGGCCCTTACAATTGTAATATGAAGCTCCAGGCCTATCACAGGGCACCAAATCCCTTCTCAAAGTATCATAACTTATATATCTTTTCTGCATGAATAGAACCCTTCTATTGCTCTCAGAATCCATCATCTCCTCCTCTACTGCCACTTCTGAGCAATCACCAACTTTTCCTACACAAACCCTTTTCACCATTGCAGCCAATTCACCAGCTTTCACTGAATTTACCTCCAAAACTGAGATCCCACTACAGATTCCCACCTGGATTTGCAAGAAAGACAG from Sesamum indicum cultivar Zhongzhi No. 13 unplaced genomic scaffold, S_indicum_v1.0 C01879, whole genome shotgun sequence includes:
- the LOC105155314 gene encoding protein RALF-like 24, whose protein sequence is MPKTQLQVQPFCTLFLILLSFLQIQVGICSGISVLEVNSVKAGELAAMVKRVCVGKVGDCSEVAVEEEMMDSESNRRVLFMQKRYISYDTLRRDLVPCDRPGASYYNCKGPGVANTYNRGCEIITRCARGD